The Candidatus Bathyarchaeota archaeon genome includes the window CCGATGTCATAGAGGAGGGCGAGGAGGTAATGGTCACCCTACTAGAATAGAAAAGGGGAAATACCAAACTCTGAGAATGCAGTCGCTTTATGAGACCTCCTATTTTCATAAAATTCATCTTTTTAAAAGCCTGATCCCCAACGCCCTGAGCATTATGAGAAGGCCCATGATTATGGCGAGTAGAGCGATGAAGTTTATACCAAGAAGTTGTGTAAGCCCCCAAGCAACCAAAACTAGTCCAAGGAGGAGCCTTGCCATCCTCCAACCTCTAAGGGAGGAGCCGATATGAAATCCTTGTTTATACTGTGTTCGGGTAGGACCTCCCTCTGAGTGGAGGGGGAAGCCACACTCGATGCAGAATCTCGCATCGTCGGGGTTCATCCTACCACATCGGGAGCAGTAGACCATCGATCCCTCCCTCACCCAAGATGATCGAGCCGCGATTAATCTCTTACCACAGTCTAGAGATAACGACTTAAATCTAGAAAGGGTATCTTAAAAGGAATTTTTAATGGAACTTAACGGGTTAGGATATTCTCTACAGCTATATATAACAAAGTTAAGATGAAGATGAATATTAGGTTCGAAATTTTCATAAGTAACACATTAAAATAGGCCATTATTCAAAACTTGATTATAAATCGGGAACGGCCGTAGCCTCATGCAAGGCATTGACGTTATAGGTAGTTAGAGAACTCTCAGGATGTTAGGTATCTGCGATGGTGTAGGCTTGATAGCTCATCATCTCCATAAGATTTTTCTTGCTCCTTGG containing:
- a CDS encoding zinc ribbon domain-containing protein, with the translated sequence MREGSMVYCSRCGRMNPDDARFCIECGFPLHSEGGPTRTQYKQGFHIGSSLRGWRMARLLLGLVLVAWGLTQLLGINFIALLAIIMGLLIMLRALGIRLLKR